The genomic region TTGTAAAACTTGGAAGTGGGTGGGTGGCAGTCGCAGTGAGTGGCTGATCTGATGATGCATGGCGGTGGTGCCAAGTTGCATAGAAAAGTAAAGTAATTCCTGTGAATTGGAACTGGGTGGAGTGTTGTTCCTGTACGATGACGCCCTTTATGTCATAAGTTCGACTTCCAAAGACGATGAGCCTTACAAGatatattttgttataaagAATGGGCCTTCTTTGCTTCCATTCTGCACCTAATTGATGCACAATTTTATGACGAAATTTGAAAAACCAACTTTGATATGGAATGTGATATCCAAATCAATTTGTTTACATTTCGATAATGGGAAAATAGgacataaaatttatcataatgactaaatatatatttttatttttcaaccggttttgctttaaaaaaaaattaaaaattgaaatattttgaaaaataataataatatcatttattaaaaCTGACGTATGGTAATTTTAAGAATTCAATGTGTTGAATTATTCATACTTATAAACTTGATATCCTTATTACTTTTaactacaaaataaattatttcttaaaattaatataacaaaatttttaattctaaaattgttatgtattaaaaaaagatttggTGTATGTCTCTATTtatactttaaatttatagatatttgacatatatttattagttttaactAAAGGAGTATGTCTGGATTATCCATCATCAAAATGtaaaacattaataaatatatatcattttcttattaattatggtggatacatcaaatttaaataagaaattttttaataaatatactggTGTAAAAAGCTATGTGCATCAATGGTTTCATTCGCTGTaaattttttgtataatttaaaCACTGTATACAAACAATTTTGGCATATATTATGTTAATTGATAATCTAACAAATGGtataaaatttgttaattatgAAAGAAGTTATCATTACCAATTTGCACAGAGCTGATAAGCTCcaacccaaaaaaaataaaataaataaataaagaaaaaaatgcaactatcaaataaaaatctattgaGATTGATGTTTTGCCACTTAAAGTGATGGGCAGATAGGTTTCTTGATACAATTGGATGCTTTTGCATATTCCAGTTACATTGACACACACATTTAGCataataattaagtttatataaaGTAGGACTTGACTGGAACACAGTTAAAAGGGAAGAACTATATGAATgcttataatattattattagggaagatgcatatttatattttcaaattttagttatttaattatttttaatatatatattttatttaatatatttatatgtattgtatataaatatatatttatcttattattattttttaaacttgtTATATCATGTGTGCAACTTGGtttcttaaattgaaaatgataattttgtttattcattattattattaattttgtattttagtCATTACTaatgattaattaaacaaaaccTTTGGCACCATAGTCATTAAAGAATGAGGACCGTTGATTATCAAAGTGGCTGTAGCTTTCAggatatctttttaattaaaaatgcatCAACTCAAGTGTGCTTAATTTGCTCCTGCCTATACATTGATGTCGGAGAGAAAAtgatttgacaattaaatttttttgatatatggtttctatataaaatacgatcctttattattattattattacattattCTCATTGGTCACTACTGCCTTTTGTGCCCTCATGACTGTCGTCCACAATGAATATTCgagacatttaaaaaaaaaagaaaaaaaaaagtttctttttcttttactatttaatttgaaaaagaagatgagaaatatagaaaagaaatgttGCTAGGAAAATATCTTCTGAAACTTGATTGTGTTTACGccaatcctttttcttttccatgtGTCGATGATATGTACTTCTACCAATATTAAGTTATGTGCACAAAATGATTGAGAAATTTCTAAGGAATTAGTGTCGGTGATGAAGGTTCAATTGGATTGTAACTTTTCTATTGTGAACAATATCAGAATATGATCGAGAAACAGTGCTGTCATATGCTGTATCACATCTTAACCTATCAAATATATTCACAGTATTTCAGAATAGTAACAgcagaaattaaaatttgttggAATATTAAGTTCTGTGATAGTGGCCATGTCAAACCTGAGCAGCAAAAACAAGTATTTTATAATCGGAAAGGCCAACTTAagaatttgattaattgataGAATAGTTTATAATTTGAGACGGAGTAAGAAAGAATGGAATTATGTGTTTAGATGGAAAGATGCATCATTTGGTaaaatatgtttttaaattatgggtcgtttaataaaaaaggatTAGGGATTAGAACTCCAACACATGCATGCTTGTAACCAAACTCACAGTTAGAGAATGGTGAGTTGTAATAGGATTGGGTCTGAATTAGAAATGAATTTGGTCAATAAAACAATCCAGCCGGTAACTAAAACCTTAAAAGATTTTAACGTGTAATTACAGCTATTTTCCTCCCTTGATTCCCTCAACTTCTCATGTACCAAAAAATCACAACCCCAAGGACATTTTCGTCATCACATTAATAATACACTCCGCCTGACCAACCccttctttatatattaaaccaCAATCCCCCCTCCCACTCCACCCTCCTCCCGTGCAGCGGCCCTCTCCCTCCTCCATTTCACCCCCCCCCACCGCCACAGCCGCCGCCATACGGCTACCATGGAACCACCACCACGGGGTCCACCACTTTCAAGAACCACCTCCAACACCCTCCCTACCACGCTCCTGAACAAATATGAACTCGGTAAGTTATTAGGCCGCGGCAGTTTCGCTAAAGTTTATGCGGCTCGTTCTTTAGCTGATAATAATAAACTTGTGGCAATAAAGATAATCGATAAAACACGAACCATAGACGCCGCTATGGAGCCGAGGATTATTTGTGAGATCTCCGCTATGCGTAGACTGCAACACCATCCTAATATCTTGAAGATCCATGAAGTTATGGCTACCAAGACCAAAATCTACCTTGTCATGGAACTTGCATTAGGCggtgagttgttttctaaggtCTTTCAACGCGGTAAGCTCAGTGAATCTAAGGCTAGACGTTACTTTCAACAACTCGTGTCTGCTTTGCATTTTTGTCACCAAAATGGCGTTGCTCATCGCGATGTCAAGCCTCAGAATCTGCTTCTTGATGCTAATGGTAATCTTAAAGTGTCGGATTTTGGGCTCTCAGCTTTGGCTGAGGCCCAGAATGATGGTAGTACTGTTCTTCAAACGGCTTGTGGTACACCGGCTTTCACGGCCCCAGAGGTTATGGCAAGACGGGGATATGACGGAGCTCAATCGGATGCTTGGTCTTGTGGGGTGATattgttctttttattatctGCTCAATTGCCGTTTGATGATACTAATCTTGCAGTTATGTATAAAAAGATTCATAAAAGAGACTACCAAATGCCTTCCGCTTCAAAATCAGCTAAATCGATTATTATGCAGCTTCTCGATCCGAATCCGAGTACAAGGATGAGCATAGAACAACTAATGAAACATTCTTGGTTCTTGAAGAATTATGAATTACCAACTCAAAATAGTATGTTTGAGTTAGAACAAACAAAATGTTGTAAATTTGATACTTCTACTGTTACTGCATTTGATATCATATCTTTGTCTTCTGGATTGGATTTATCGGGGCTTTTTGAGGCTACAAATAGAAGAGAGAAGAGATTTACCTCGATGGAGAAAGTGGagagaattatggagagaGTGAGAGAGGTTGGTGGGAGATTGGGATATAGAATTGAAGAAGGGAAAAGTGGGGCAATTGGGCTGGGGAAAGGAAGGGTGGCTTTGATGTTTGAGGCGTTGGAAATAGCAGAGCAATTGATGGTGGTGGAAGTGAAGGTGGTTGAGGGTGGTGGTGTGGAGTTTGAGGAGGTTCAGTGGGTGGAGTTGAAAGATGGGCTTCAAGATGTGGTGCTTAATTGGCATAATGATGCTATGTGAAAGAGAAGGATCTATGATCTGGTGGTGATCTTTGGTTGC from Ricinus communis isolate WT05 ecotype wild-type chromosome 9, ASM1957865v1, whole genome shotgun sequence harbors:
- the LOC8280189 gene encoding CBL-interacting serine/threonine-protein kinase 7 encodes the protein MEPPPRGPPLSRTTSNTLPTTLLNKYELGKLLGRGSFAKVYAARSLADNNKLVAIKIIDKTRTIDAAMEPRIICEISAMRRLQHHPNILKIHEVMATKTKIYLVMELALGGELFSKVFQRGKLSESKARRYFQQLVSALHFCHQNGVAHRDVKPQNLLLDANGNLKVSDFGLSALAEAQNDGSTVLQTACGTPAFTAPEVMARRGYDGAQSDAWSCGVILFFLLSAQLPFDDTNLAVMYKKIHKRDYQMPSASKSAKSIIMQLLDPNPSTRMSIEQLMKHSWFLKNYELPTQNSMFELEQTKCCKFDTSTVTAFDIISLSSGLDLSGLFEATNRREKRFTSMEKVERIMERVREVGGRLGYRIEEGKSGAIGLGKGRVALMFEALEIAEQLMVVEVKVVEGGGVEFEEVQWVELKDGLQDVVLNWHNDAM